A single genomic interval of Helianthus annuus cultivar XRQ/B chromosome 6, HanXRQr2.0-SUNRISE, whole genome shotgun sequence harbors:
- the LOC110906359 gene encoding uncharacterized protein LOC110906359, producing the protein MANPTVYEQATTGFTGANSPITLPNIPNDRSWQIPSYIMTAITNSCQFHGRDDEDAPAHINRITRLCSTFSIEGVNLDARFLQILPFSLAGRAAVWFDSQPAGTFTTWAGLRDAFLAKYFPPAKASRLGDQIHSFRMEPDEPYHLAWERFQTLLSRCSQHGLSDWALVEKFYNGLTPEIRARFDTSAGGQLLGKKTVAECNDLFQSFAHSDMDYSTTSRTSIPVRTSSAGRGVNQVSLDPSVVAAMIERVREELRQEMKRELSEIKKRIDRCEVCRGGHDTLDCPTLTLEQVEFIAGQSRGQFSNNNNLFNSSWQGSGSSSGYRPSGDPPGFPSSQYQSRGTDLYQSGQYSGSSRQFASGGLT; encoded by the coding sequence ATGGCGAATCCCACCGTTTATGAGCAGGCGACCACTGGTTTCACCGGTGCGAATTCTCCTATCACCCTTCCGAACATCCCAAATGATAGGTCTTGGCAGATTCCTTCCTACATCATGACGGCCATCACCAATTCATGCCAGTTTCATGGACGTGACGACGAGGATGCACCCGCTCACATCAACCGCATCACTCGTCTTTGCAGCACCTTCTCCATTGAAGGGGTGAACCTCGATGCTCGATTTCTTCAGATCCTTCCATTCTCACTCGCTGGACGCGCAGCCGTCTGGTTCGATTCTCAGCCCGCAGGCACTTTCACCACTTGGGCAGGTCTCCGTGATGCTTTCTTAGCCAAGTACTTTCCACCAGCCAAGGCGTCTCGCCTTGGTGATCAGATCCACTCCTTCCGCATGGAGCCTGATGAGCCGTACCACTTGGCGTGGGAGCGTTTTCAGACGCTTCTTTCCCGTTGTTCGCAGCATGGTTTGTCTGATTGGGCGTTAGTTGAAAAATTCTACAATGGTCTTACTCCTGAGATTAGAGCTCGTTTCGATACTTCAGCAGGAGGGCAACTTTTGGGCAAGAAGACAGTAGCTGAGTGTAACGATTTGTTTCAAAGTTTTGCCCATTCTGACATGGATTACAGCACTACCAGCAGGACTTCCATTCCTGTTCGTACCTCCTCGGCCGGTCGAGGGGTAAACCAAGTTAGCTTGGATCCATCGGTAGTTGCTGCTATGATCGAGAGAGTTAGAGAGGAGTTGAGGCAAGAGATGAAGCGAGAGCTGAGTGAGATTAAGAAGAGAATTGATAGGTGTGAGGTCTGTAGGGGAGGTCACGACACGCTCGATTGTCCCACTCTTACTCTAGAGCAGGTTGAGTTCATAGCTGGTCAGTCTAGGGGTCAatttagtaataataataatctttttAACTCCAGCTGGCAGGGTAGTGGTAGTAGTAGTGGATATCGCCCTTCTGGCGATCCCCCTGGTTTTCCATCGAGTCAGTATCAAAGTAGGGGGACTGATTTATATCAGAGTGGTCAGTATAGTGGTTCGAGTAGGCAGTTTGCTAGTGGAGGACTGACTTAG